The Phenylobacterium koreense genome window below encodes:
- a CDS encoding transglutaminase family protein, with the protein MLLEVRHVTQYHYAEPVRESVMEVWMQPQKAAGQRLVSFDLDVEPAAQLFSYADPFGNAVYHFDVPQPHDGLRIVATSAVETQARPPMPDALDQGEWDRLRSDFVRGENFDFLTHHGFALETEALKAYEARHELHELRRRDPLTAMRLLAETIYSSFEYQTGVTHADSPIDLALAAGRGVCQDFAHIMIAICRSWGVPARYVSGYLFTDRQAGDRSDPDATHAWVEVFLPSLRWVGVDPTNNMFAGERHIAAAIGRDYNDVPPSRGVYKGEAESQLAVGVSVRQARAAVTEPEFIRIAQPSFSRAGRRRQVGALAYDQQQQ; encoded by the coding sequence TTGCTGCTCGAAGTCCGTCACGTCACCCAATACCACTACGCCGAACCGGTCCGCGAAAGCGTGATGGAGGTCTGGATGCAGCCTCAGAAGGCTGCGGGCCAACGGTTGGTCTCGTTCGACCTCGACGTCGAACCGGCCGCGCAGCTCTTCTCCTACGCCGACCCGTTCGGCAACGCGGTCTATCATTTCGACGTGCCCCAGCCGCACGACGGCCTGCGGATCGTGGCGACCTCGGCTGTGGAGACCCAAGCGCGGCCGCCGATGCCGGACGCCCTGGACCAGGGGGAATGGGACCGGCTGCGCAGCGACTTCGTGCGCGGCGAGAACTTCGACTTCCTGACCCACCACGGCTTCGCGCTCGAGACCGAGGCGCTGAAGGCCTACGAAGCGCGCCACGAGCTGCATGAACTCCGTCGGCGTGACCCGCTGACGGCCATGCGGCTGCTGGCCGAGACGATCTACTCGTCCTTCGAATACCAGACGGGCGTCACCCACGCCGACAGCCCGATCGACCTGGCGCTCGCGGCGGGCCGGGGGGTGTGCCAGGACTTCGCGCACATCATGATCGCGATCTGCAGGAGCTGGGGCGTGCCGGCGCGCTATGTCTCCGGCTATCTGTTCACCGATCGCCAGGCCGGGGACCGCTCGGACCCGGACGCCACCCACGCCTGGGTCGAGGTGTTCCTGCCCTCGCTGCGCTGGGTCGGCGTCGACCCGACCAACAACATGTTCGCCGGCGAGCGTCACATCGCAGCGGCCATCGGACGCGACTACAACGACGTGCCGCCCTCGCGGGGCGTCTACAAGGGCGAGGCCGAGAGCCAGCTTGCGGTCGGGGTTTCGGTGCGCCAGGCACGGGCCGCCGTGACCGAACCGGAGTTCATCCGCATCGCCCAGCCTTCCTTCTCAAGGGCCGGACGGCGCCGGCAGGTCGGCGCTCTGGCCTACGACCAGCAGCA
- a CDS encoding alpha-E domain-containing protein: protein MMLARVADALYWIGRYVERAEHMCRLSDVMLDASLDRTDGAGQVTRIVLSAVGDQDSVPAADPYRLALALALDRQDPGSIASSVAQARENARQVREQITTETWERLNLIYLRVTAPDAARTFNDDAGAFLHEVIADLHLFKGAADATMSHGEGWGFLMLGVYLERAQLIGRLLKVCFSAQGPLDDHIALVGALRMSCALEPYLRRFTADVQPGKVLDFLLLDEEFPRSMRFCTARIEEYLGIAARHAGVASNALPVRLAGRLRARLQYADMTELHGAGGLIDAVLDDCAALHQSIYDTFVAYPLETRLSA from the coding sequence ATGATGCTCGCCCGAGTCGCAGACGCCCTTTACTGGATCGGCCGCTACGTCGAACGGGCCGAGCACATGTGCCGCTTATCCGACGTGATGCTCGACGCCAGCCTCGATCGTACCGACGGCGCCGGCCAGGTCACCCGCATCGTGCTCTCGGCGGTGGGCGACCAGGACAGCGTTCCTGCCGCCGATCCCTATCGCCTGGCCCTGGCGCTGGCGCTTGATCGGCAGGATCCGGGCTCGATCGCCTCGTCGGTCGCTCAGGCGCGCGAGAACGCCAGACAGGTCCGCGAACAGATCACCACCGAAACCTGGGAGCGCCTCAACCTCATCTATCTTCGCGTGACGGCGCCGGACGCGGCGAGGACGTTCAACGACGACGCCGGAGCGTTCCTGCACGAGGTCATCGCCGACCTGCACCTCTTCAAGGGCGCGGCCGATGCGACCATGAGCCATGGCGAGGGCTGGGGCTTCCTGATGCTGGGCGTCTACCTCGAACGGGCGCAACTGATCGGGCGGCTGCTCAAGGTGTGCTTCAGCGCCCAGGGTCCGCTGGACGACCATATCGCCCTGGTCGGCGCGTTGCGCATGAGCTGCGCCCTGGAACCCTATCTGCGCCGGTTCACCGCCGACGTGCAGCCAGGGAAGGTGCTGGACTTCCTGCTGCTGGACGAGGAATTCCCCCGCTCGATGCGGTTCTGCACCGCGCGGATCGAAGAATATCTTGGCATCGCGGCAAGGCACGCCGGCGTCGCCTCGAACGCCTTGCCCGTCCGGCTGGCCGGCCGTCTGCGCGCGCGGCTGCAGTACGCGGACATGACCGAGCTGCACGGCGCCGGAGGCCTCATCGACGCCGTGCTGGACGACTGCGCGGCCCTGCACCAGTCGATCTACGACACCTTCGTCGCCTACCCGCTCGAAACCCGCCTCTCGGCCTAG
- a CDS encoding circularly permuted type 2 ATP-grasp protein: MLTALGETRGHYAGLHQRISALSQAEMSERQKTLERFFLLQGITFTVYGGESSTERIIPTDVLPRIIPGAEWGRIEAGLTQRLRALNMFLADIYGPQQILMDGIVPRELVLGAPSYRREMQNLYVPHQAYANVCGSDLIRQPDGEFAVLEDNLRVPSGVSYMLANREASRRTFPSSFREARVRPIDRYPDLLLATLKSMAADWRPNPQIVVLTPGVYNSAYYEHAYLARLMGCPLVEGRDLVVHDNLVYMRTTTGLRRIDVIYRRVDDDFIDPLTFRRDSGLGAAGLFNAYRAGNVVICNAPGTGVADDKAIYAYVPEIVRYYLGEDTILPNVETYLCREPSQLSHVLANLDKLVVKAVGASGGYGMLVGPHASRAEREAFALALQADPANYVAQPTIQLSTAPCLVDGRIEPRHVDLRPFILSGEKIVVTPGALTRVALRKGSLVVNSSQGGGSKDTWVLDDGAAEVAP, translated from the coding sequence ATGCTCACCGCCCTGGGCGAGACGCGCGGCCACTATGCTGGGCTGCACCAGCGGATCTCTGCCCTGAGCCAGGCCGAGATGTCGGAGCGGCAGAAGACCCTCGAGCGCTTTTTCCTGCTGCAGGGCATAACCTTCACGGTCTATGGCGGCGAGAGCTCGACCGAGCGGATCATCCCCACCGACGTGCTGCCGCGGATCATTCCCGGCGCCGAATGGGGGCGGATCGAGGCGGGCCTGACCCAGCGCTTGCGGGCGCTGAACATGTTCCTCGCCGACATCTACGGACCCCAGCAGATCCTGATGGACGGGATCGTACCGCGCGAACTCGTGCTGGGCGCGCCGTCCTATCGCCGCGAGATGCAGAACCTCTATGTCCCGCATCAGGCCTACGCCAATGTCTGCGGCTCGGACCTCATCCGCCAGCCGGACGGCGAGTTCGCAGTGCTGGAGGACAATCTGCGGGTCCCCTCCGGGGTCTCCTACATGCTGGCCAACCGGGAGGCCTCGCGGCGCACCTTCCCTAGTTCGTTCCGGGAGGCCAGGGTCCGGCCGATCGACCGCTATCCGGACCTGCTGCTGGCCACCCTCAAGAGCATGGCCGCCGACTGGCGCCCGAACCCGCAGATCGTGGTGCTGACGCCGGGCGTCTACAACTCGGCCTATTATGAGCACGCCTATCTGGCGCGGCTGATGGGGTGCCCGCTGGTCGAGGGCCGCGACCTCGTGGTCCACGACAACCTCGTCTACATGCGCACCACCACCGGCCTGCGGCGCATCGACGTGATCTATCGGCGGGTGGACGACGACTTCATCGATCCCCTCACCTTCCGGCGGGATTCGGGGCTCGGGGCCGCGGGGCTCTTCAACGCCTACCGGGCGGGCAATGTGGTGATCTGCAACGCCCCCGGCACCGGCGTGGCCGACGACAAGGCGATCTACGCCTATGTCCCGGAGATCGTCCGCTACTACCTGGGCGAAGACACGATCCTGCCCAATGTCGAGACCTATCTCTGCCGCGAGCCGAGCCAGCTCTCCCATGTTCTCGCCAATCTCGACAAGCTGGTGGTCAAGGCGGTCGGCGCCTCGGGGGGCTATGGGATGCTGGTCGGACCGCATGCCAGCCGCGCCGAGCGCGAGGCGTTCGCCCTGGCCCTGCAGGCCGATCCCGCCAATTACGTCGCCCAGCCGACAATCCAACTCTCGACCGCGCCATGTCTCGTGGACGGCCGGATCGAGCCGCGGCACGTCGACCTGCGGCCCTTCATCCTGTCCGGCGAGAAGATCGTCGTCACGCCGGGCGCCCTGACGCGAGTGGCGCTGCGCAAGGGCTCGCTGGTGGTCAATTCAAGCCAAGGCGGCGGCTCCAAGGACACCTGGGTGCTCGACGACGGAGCCGCGGAGGTCGCGCCATGA
- a CDS encoding autotransporter assembly complex protein TamA, with protein MARLVVAVAASAVICSGAAHAEAPRAKIEGEMDSALREAIQRAVGETDRPISNRFEARRRARTAGEDAIAVLRSEGYYGNEVEADVGDTDPPTAIVRITPGPRFTISDPSIEWIDPAPYEAVRQAGEAVMGLAIGAPGRALDVVSAEGRIIAAVQKRGYADAAPAPREVIVDHADQTVRPTYKIIAGKLVLLDGLKVTTDGRSRIPWIVGLAPWKPGDVYDPEDVGELERRLLDTGVYDSVTVGLAPIEDTTAEGLRPVLVSLSDRKPRTIELSGSYSTTEGVGAGARWTRYNVLGRADTLAVVGQVAQIDSHLGVELTLPHWRRPQQTFKTGGSLYRRNTDAYDETGFGVRADVQRRYGKTSYITLGGSVDYSQVDEKQTVLVSSLGGSLYTVAGLALAYLDRSDDPLDPKRGWRLEVRAEPTYLFGSESLPYLKAQTQASTYIPFGPQARTVIAGRVRAGAMFGATISQVPAPRRFYAGGGGSVRGYAFQAIGPRLEDNTPQGGVSLLETSLELRQKVGERWGVVGFVDAGAVGTDKFPTGDDFSVGVGVGVRYDLGFGPIRADIAFPLDQREGDPSFQIYLSIGQSF; from the coding sequence GTGGCACGTTTAGTCGTCGCGGTCGCCGCCTCGGCGGTCATATGTTCGGGTGCTGCGCACGCCGAAGCCCCGCGAGCGAAGATCGAGGGCGAGATGGACTCCGCCCTGCGCGAAGCGATCCAACGCGCCGTGGGCGAGACCGACAGGCCGATCTCGAACCGGTTCGAAGCGCGTCGCCGGGCTCGCACCGCCGGCGAGGACGCCATCGCGGTGCTTCGCTCCGAGGGCTATTACGGCAACGAGGTCGAGGCGGACGTCGGCGACACCGACCCGCCGACCGCGATCGTGCGCATCACGCCGGGTCCGCGCTTCACCATTTCCGATCCCTCGATCGAATGGATCGATCCGGCGCCGTATGAGGCCGTGCGGCAGGCCGGCGAGGCTGTCATGGGCCTGGCGATCGGGGCGCCCGGCCGGGCGCTGGACGTCGTGAGCGCCGAGGGGCGCATCATCGCCGCCGTCCAGAAGCGCGGCTACGCCGACGCCGCCCCCGCTCCTAGGGAGGTTATCGTCGACCATGCCGACCAGACGGTCCGCCCGACCTACAAGATCATCGCCGGCAAGTTGGTGCTCCTCGACGGCCTGAAGGTCACCACCGATGGCCGCAGCCGTATCCCCTGGATCGTGGGGCTTGCACCCTGGAAGCCTGGCGACGTCTACGATCCGGAGGACGTCGGCGAACTCGAGCGGCGGCTGCTGGACACCGGCGTCTACGATTCCGTCACCGTCGGCCTGGCCCCCATAGAAGACACCACCGCCGAAGGGCTGCGGCCGGTCTTGGTCAGCCTCTCCGACCGCAAGCCGCGGACGATCGAACTTTCGGGCAGCTACTCGACGACCGAGGGTGTCGGCGCCGGGGCGCGCTGGACCCGCTATAACGTGCTGGGCCGGGCCGACACCCTGGCGGTCGTCGGCCAGGTGGCGCAGATCGACAGTCACCTCGGCGTCGAGCTCACCTTGCCGCATTGGCGGCGCCCGCAGCAGACCTTCAAGACCGGCGGCAGCCTCTACCGAAGAAACACCGACGCCTACGACGAAACCGGCTTCGGCGTCCGCGCGGACGTCCAGCGCCGGTACGGCAAGACCTCCTACATCACGCTTGGCGGGTCAGTGGACTACAGCCAGGTCGATGAGAAGCAGACCGTCCTGGTCAGCTCCCTGGGAGGCAGCCTCTATACGGTCGCGGGCCTGGCGCTCGCCTATCTGGACCGCTCGGACGACCCCCTCGATCCGAAACGCGGCTGGCGGCTCGAGGTGCGCGCCGAGCCGACCTATCTGTTCGGCAGCGAGAGCCTTCCATACCTGAAGGCCCAGACTCAGGCCTCCACCTACATCCCCTTCGGGCCCCAGGCGCGGACCGTCATCGCCGGCCGGGTCAGAGCCGGGGCCATGTTCGGCGCTACCATTTCGCAGGTTCCTGCTCCCCGGCGCTTCTACGCCGGCGGCGGCGGCTCTGTGCGCGGCTACGCCTTCCAGGCGATCGGGCCGCGGCTCGAGGACAACACGCCGCAAGGGGGCGTCTCCCTGCTCGAGACCTCGCTTGAACTGCGCCAGAAGGTAGGCGAGCGCTGGGGCGTCGTCGGCTTCGTCGACGCCGGCGCCGTCGGGACCGACAAGTTCCCGACCGGCGACGACTTCAGCGTCGGCGTCGGCGTGGGCGTCCGCTACGACCTTGGCTTCGGGCCGATCCGCGCCGACATCGCGTTCCCGCTCGACCAGCGCGAAGGCGATCCGTCGTTCCAGATCTATCTCAGCATCGGGCAAAGCTTTTGA
- a CDS encoding translocation/assembly module TamB domain-containing protein, giving the protein MAKSSALPKIVLIVCAVLAVLLGGLVLTARYGVLFPEGRLLIEARASGLKLGRFGRLHIEGLGGDIWRDFSVRRLTVSDEKGIWLEARNIDMAWSYAALFQRRFQADTITAEKVIVYRRPTMEPKTESPGLPITIDIQRAQARVEMMPEFSFRRGVYDVTAAVNLRRRNGGQRGTIAAASVLHPGDHLNAKFDFGGGRPLIATADAVEAKGGALAGALGLPADQAFDLKVNINGGSPQGRFSVVAISGATRPIDAVGSWNAQGGSARGRIQLSASTLTTGLVQRLGPEVRFDVVGRKAAEASLFDMNMELSAENLTINAAGKANPGQRRTGPNGVKITAAAKELSKVTGGPSMGLGRVDGVLSGTLDDLRFAGTADVARLDLGTYGLDRVSGPFVVTRKAKVLAVNGKVAGQGGRGTGLPAALLGARPAVAFDASRLADGRLLLREVDAIGAGLKVTASGGRSLLGGLNFKGNATFSNLAAARAGASGGLTAEWSANQGGAGKPWVLTLNARGARFASGFSELDRLLGASPRLQASAEVAGRRVSISRGTLNGAALNASTAGVLAEDGAMRFKLDWSANGPFRAGPVEITGKASGTGALTGTIGEPRADLLADIEAIDLPRLPLRDAKLTLSFMRLADGSSGVVTLNAASTYGPAAARSAFRFPRGGVDLSDLSVQAAGLSANGSVSLRRATPSAADLQVRVAKGAFLEGGEIAGAVKVVDAAGGPRATLDLTADQAVLPGSRIAVRSGRITANGSLSQLPYRADLQGVSASDRWNLAGGGALSSGDGGYQLTFDGSGRYGRRELKTMEPAVLRMGGGERSARLRLASSDGGGIDLDARLGKDDADIQAQVRRLGLSLLNADLTGRADATLRLTGRGERLEGVLDAKLDDARSRGSPADLGVDGAFNVRLADQSMLIDADVTNAQGLRANAKLTLPAETSAGPFRIAINRTRPMSGTFFADGEVKPLWDLLVGGERELAGHVRMQGSLAGTLADPRATGEAQVDGGRFSDGATGLVLTDVALRATLANNAIDIVQATGADGNGGTLSGAGRLSLLRDGASTLRLDLKGFRLIDNDLATASATGQATLDRGADGKMRLAGGLTIDRADVTARLSSGSGVVNMDVIEINKPADLRRTLQPVTRTGGPSVALDVRLRAPRRVFIRGMGLDVEMSLDASVGGTTARPTLSGTARVVRGEYDFAGKRFDFDERGVVYLATSPQAIRLDLSATREDPSLTAVVRIRGTAARPEITLTSSPVLPNDEVLSQVLFGRSASQLSPLEAAQLASAISSLAGGGGFDVVGNLRTFAGLDRLALAGGDESGVTVAGGKYLTENVYLEIAGGGREGPSAQVEWRVGRNLSIISRFAGEGDGRLAVRWRKDY; this is encoded by the coding sequence GTGGCGAAGAGCTCGGCCCTGCCGAAGATCGTCCTCATCGTCTGCGCGGTGCTGGCCGTCCTGCTCGGCGGGCTGGTGCTGACCGCGCGATATGGGGTTCTGTTTCCCGAGGGACGACTGCTGATCGAGGCCCGGGCCAGCGGGCTCAAGCTCGGCCGCTTCGGCCGCCTGCATATCGAGGGGCTCGGTGGGGACATCTGGCGCGACTTCTCGGTTCGTCGGCTGACCGTCAGCGACGAGAAGGGCATCTGGCTGGAAGCCCGCAACATCGACATGGCCTGGAGCTACGCCGCGCTGTTCCAGCGGCGCTTCCAGGCCGACACGATCACCGCCGAGAAGGTGATCGTCTACCGCCGGCCGACCATGGAGCCGAAGACCGAGTCTCCGGGCCTGCCGATCACCATAGACATCCAGCGGGCGCAGGCTCGGGTCGAGATGATGCCCGAGTTCAGTTTCCGCCGCGGCGTCTACGACGTCACCGCCGCGGTGAACCTGCGCCGCCGCAACGGGGGGCAGCGCGGTACGATCGCCGCCGCCAGCGTGTTGCACCCGGGCGACCATCTGAACGCCAAGTTCGACTTCGGGGGCGGTAGGCCGTTGATCGCCACGGCCGACGCGGTCGAGGCCAAGGGCGGGGCGCTGGCCGGTGCGCTGGGCCTGCCGGCTGACCAGGCCTTCGACCTGAAGGTCAACATCAACGGCGGCAGTCCGCAGGGGCGGTTCAGCGTCGTGGCCATCTCGGGCGCGACCCGGCCGATCGACGCGGTCGGCTCGTGGAACGCGCAAGGCGGTTCGGCCCGGGGCCGGATCCAGCTCTCGGCCTCGACCCTGACCACCGGCCTCGTCCAGCGGCTCGGCCCCGAAGTCCGCTTCGACGTCGTCGGTCGGAAGGCCGCCGAAGCTTCGCTCTTCGACATGAATATGGAGCTTTCGGCAGAAAACCTGACGATCAACGCCGCCGGCAAGGCCAATCCGGGCCAGCGTCGGACCGGGCCGAATGGGGTGAAGATCACCGCCGCGGCCAAGGAGCTCTCGAAGGTCACCGGCGGTCCGTCCATGGGCCTGGGGCGCGTGGACGGCGTGCTGAGCGGCACGCTGGACGACCTGCGTTTCGCGGGGACCGCGGACGTCGCCCGCCTCGACCTTGGAACCTATGGCCTCGACCGTGTCTCCGGTCCGTTCGTCGTCACCCGCAAGGCGAAGGTGCTGGCGGTCAACGGGAAGGTCGCAGGGCAGGGGGGGCGCGGGACCGGCCTGCCGGCCGCCTTGCTGGGTGCGAGGCCGGCCGTGGCGTTCGACGCCTCTCGGCTGGCCGACGGGCGTCTGCTGCTCAGGGAAGTCGATGCGATCGGGGCGGGGCTCAAGGTCACCGCCAGTGGCGGCCGGAGCCTGCTGGGGGGCCTTAATTTCAAGGGAAACGCCACGTTCTCGAACCTCGCTGCGGCTCGCGCCGGCGCCTCGGGCGGCCTGACCGCCGAGTGGTCGGCGAACCAGGGCGGCGCGGGCAAGCCCTGGGTGCTGACCCTCAACGCCCGCGGCGCGCGCTTCGCCTCCGGCTTCTCGGAACTGGACCGCCTGCTCGGCGCCTCGCCCCGGCTGCAGGCCAGCGCCGAGGTCGCCGGTCGCCGCGTGTCCATCTCCCGGGGGACGCTGAATGGCGCGGCGCTGAACGCCTCGACCGCCGGGGTCTTGGCCGAGGACGGCGCCATGCGCTTCAAGCTCGACTGGTCGGCCAACGGCCCCTTCCGCGCGGGCCCGGTGGAGATCACCGGTAAGGCCAGCGGCACGGGCGCGCTCACTGGTACGATCGGCGAGCCGCGGGCCGACCTTCTGGCCGATATCGAGGCCATCGACCTCCCGCGCCTGCCGCTGCGCGACGCCAAGCTGACTCTGAGCTTCATGCGTTTGGCCGATGGATCGAGCGGCGTCGTGACGCTCAACGCCGCCAGCACCTACGGCCCCGCGGCGGCCCGCTCGGCCTTCCGCTTCCCGCGTGGCGGCGTGGATCTGTCGGACCTTTCTGTGCAGGCCGCCGGCCTCTCGGCCAACGGCTCGGTCTCGCTCCGCCGCGCCACGCCGTCGGCCGCCGACCTGCAGGTGCGAGTGGCCAAGGGCGCCTTCCTCGAGGGCGGTGAGATCGCCGGCGCGGTGAAAGTCGTCGACGCCGCGGGCGGTCCCCGCGCCACGCTCGACCTGACGGCGGACCAGGCCGTGCTTCCCGGATCCAGGATCGCGGTGCGCAGCGGGCGGATCACCGCCAACGGTTCGCTTTCCCAGCTTCCCTACCGCGCGGACCTGCAGGGCGTCTCGGCGTCGGACCGCTGGAATCTGGCGGGCGGCGGCGCCCTCAGCTCAGGCGATGGCGGTTATCAGCTCACCTTCGACGGTTCGGGGCGGTACGGTCGCCGGGAGCTGAAGACCATGGAGCCGGCGGTCCTGCGCATGGGCGGGGGCGAACGTTCGGCCCGGCTTCGCCTCGCCTCATCGGATGGCGGCGGCATAGACCTGGACGCCCGCTTAGGGAAGGACGACGCCGACATCCAGGCCCAGGTGCGCCGGCTCGGCCTCAGCCTGCTGAACGCCGACCTCACGGGCCGCGCCGACGCCACCCTGCGGCTCACGGGCCGGGGCGAACGGCTCGAAGGCGTGCTCGACGCCAAGCTCGATGATGCGCGCAGCCGCGGCTCTCCCGCCGACCTCGGCGTGGACGGCGCCTTCAACGTGCGGCTGGCCGACCAGTCGATGCTGATCGACGCCGACGTCACCAACGCACAGGGCCTGCGCGCCAACGCCAAGCTGACGCTGCCGGCCGAGACCAGCGCCGGCCCGTTCCGTATCGCCATCAACCGCACCCGGCCGATGAGCGGGACCTTCTTCGCCGATGGCGAGGTAAAGCCGCTGTGGGACCTGCTGGTCGGCGGCGAGCGCGAACTGGCGGGCCATGTCCGGATGCAGGGGAGCCTCGCCGGAACCCTGGCCGATCCCCGGGCGACCGGCGAGGCCCAGGTGGACGGCGGCCGGTTCTCCGACGGGGCCACGGGCCTTGTCCTGACCGACGTGGCGCTGAGGGCCACCCTGGCGAACAACGCGATCGACATCGTCCAGGCCACCGGCGCCGATGGGAATGGCGGGACGCTGTCTGGAGCCGGACGGCTCAGCCTGCTACGCGACGGCGCGTCGACCCTGCGCCTCGACCTCAAGGGCTTCCGCCTTATCGACAACGACCTGGCCACCGCCTCGGCCACCGGCCAGGCGACCCTGGACCGCGGCGCGGACGGAAAGATGCGGCTGGCCGGCGGCCTGACCATCGATCGGGCCGACGTCACCGCCAGACTCTCCAGCGGCTCCGGCGTGGTCAATATGGACGTCATCGAGATCAACAAGCCGGCCGACCTGAGGCGGACCCTTCAGCCAGTGACGCGCACGGGCGGCCCGTCGGTGGCGCTGGATGTCAGGTTGCGCGCGCCTCGGCGGGTCTTCATCCGCGGGATGGGCCTCGACGTCGAGATGTCCCTCGACGCCAGCGTCGGCGGCACGACGGCCCGGCCGACCCTGTCGGGCACGGCCCGCGTGGTGCGCGGCGAGTACGATTTCGCCGGCAAGCGCTTCGATTTCGACGAGCGCGGCGTCGTCTATCTGGCGACTTCCCCGCAGGCGATCCGCCTGGACCTCTCGGCCACGCGCGAGGATCCTTCGCTGACGGCGGTGGTCCGAATCCGGGGCACGGCCGCGAGGCCCGAGATCACCCTGACCTCGAGCCCGGTCCTGCCCAATGACGAAGTGCTGTCGCAGGTGCTGTTCGGTCGCTCGGCCTCGCAACTCTCGCCGCTGGAAGCGGCCCAACTCGCCTCGGCCATCTCGTCCCTGGCGGGCGGCGGCGGCTTCGACGTGGTCGGCAACCTGCGGACCTTCGCCGGGCTGGACCGGCTGGCCCTGGCCGGTGGGGACGAGTCCGGGGTGACGGTCGCCGGCGGCAAGTATCTTACGGAGAACGTCTATCTGGAGATCGCGGGCGGCGGTCGCGAAGGGCCGTCGGCTCAGGTCGAGTGGCGGGTCGGGCGGAATCTCTCGATCATTTCCCGGTTCGCAGGGGAAGGGGACGGGCGTTTGGCCGTCCGATGGCGCAAGGATTACTGA
- the hspQ gene encoding heat shock protein HspQ, which yields MAEPRLAKYAIGQIVRHRHYSFRGVIFDVDPTFANTEQWWQSIPEEIRPRKDQPFYHLLAENQDNAYVAYVSEQNLVPDESGEPVGHPQASLIFEAFREGHYVLRPRISH from the coding sequence ATGGCCGAGCCGCGTCTGGCCAAATATGCGATCGGACAGATCGTGCGGCACCGGCACTATTCGTTCCGGGGCGTGATTTTCGACGTGGATCCGACCTTCGCCAACACTGAGCAGTGGTGGCAGTCGATCCCCGAGGAGATCCGGCCGCGCAAGGACCAGCCCTTCTATCACCTGCTCGCCGAGAACCAGGACAACGCCTACGTGGCCTATGTCTCCGAGCAGAATCTGGTGCCCGACGAAAGCGGCGAGCCGGTCGGCCACCCGCAGGCCTCGCTGATCTTCGAGGCGTTCCGCGAGGGCCACTACGTCCTGCGCCCGCGGATCAGCCACTAG
- a CDS encoding Ppx/GppA phosphatase family protein has product MNATIERPRRAAAKRSAGAPTQDSPCYGALDLGTNNCRLLIATPAGRSFRVVEAYSRIVRLGEGLSQTGRLSEQAMERALAALKVSAEKVRRRKVVRLKAIATQACRAAENGREFVARVASETGINLQIVTPREEAQLSVAGCLNLLDRSVDAALVVDVGGGSTELSWVDLNGEGLETELSKFTASQLPIRAWLSIPIGVVTLAERFPEGARATDGWYRAMVESVKDELAEFRHADPMRPIFDAGQAHMIGTSGAITSLAGMHLGLARYDRSQVDGIWMTRGECDDAARKLLALSPQERADQPCIGPDRADLVLAGAAILQAVQELWPCVRVRVADRGLREGILMSLMSGLGKRKRRRRRRGRGSRAVSAVNAAE; this is encoded by the coding sequence GTGAACGCGACAATCGAACGCCCAAGGCGTGCTGCGGCAAAGCGCAGCGCCGGCGCTCCGACGCAGGATTCGCCGTGCTACGGCGCGCTCGATCTGGGCACGAACAATTGCCGCCTGCTGATCGCCACGCCCGCCGGCCGCAGTTTCCGGGTGGTCGAGGCCTATTCGCGCATCGTCCGCCTCGGTGAAGGCCTTTCGCAGACCGGCCGGCTTTCCGAACAGGCCATGGAACGGGCGCTGGCCGCCTTGAAGGTGAGCGCCGAAAAGGTGCGCCGTCGCAAGGTCGTGCGGTTGAAGGCGATCGCCACCCAGGCCTGCCGGGCCGCCGAGAATGGCCGGGAATTCGTCGCCCGTGTGGCGTCCGAGACCGGGATCAACCTGCAGATCGTCACGCCCAGGGAGGAGGCCCAGCTCTCCGTCGCCGGCTGCCTGAACCTCCTGGACCGCAGCGTCGACGCCGCCCTGGTAGTGGACGTCGGCGGCGGCTCCACCGAGCTGTCGTGGGTGGACCTGAACGGCGAGGGGCTGGAAACCGAGCTCTCGAAGTTCACGGCGTCGCAATTGCCGATCCGCGCATGGCTCTCCATTCCAATTGGGGTCGTGACCCTCGCCGAACGCTTCCCCGAGGGCGCGCGGGCGACCGATGGCTGGTATCGGGCCATGGTCGAGTCGGTGAAGGACGAACTGGCCGAGTTTCGTCACGCCGACCCGATGCGGCCGATCTTCGACGCCGGCCAGGCCCACATGATCGGCACGTCCGGGGCGATCACCAGCCTGGCTGGGATGCATCTCGGACTTGCGCGCTACGACCGCAGCCAGGTGGACGGCATCTGGATGACCCGCGGCGAATGTGACGACGCCGCTCGCAAGCTGCTGGCGCTCAGCCCGCAGGAGCGCGCCGACCAGCCCTGCATCGGTCCCGACCGCGCCGACCTCGTCCTGGCGGGCGCGGCCATCCTCCAGGCCGTGCAGGAGCTCTGGCCCTGCGTCCGGGTGCGGGTGGCCGATCGCGGGCTTCGCGAGGGCATCCTCATGTCGCTGATGTCCGGGTTGGGCAAGCGCAAGCGCCGGCGGCGCCGTCGCGGACGTGGATCGCGCGCCGTATCCGCGGTAAATGCCGCCGAATGA